The window ATACCTGACGATGTATCGCATAAGTCCGGAACGTTATGAAGAAGCAATTAAAGAGTTATATATTCCTGATGCCAACTCTAAAGAATGGGATGATTACAGACAACGCTACCATTGGCGTCCTGTGGTATCTTCTACAAATCCTAAATTCAGATTGTTTGAAGTTCTCAATTATACTTATAATGGCGAAAAAGAGGGTGCATTGAGACCGTGGGTTTTAAATATGCCTTACAAAGAAAGAGCGATTCCTCAGGAAATGGTATTTTTCTGGGAAACCGGGAAAGAAAAGCAGGAACAGCTGAATGCCCGTGCATTTTTCAATTGGGAAAAAACCAATGATGCTTTTAAACAGGCCGGAAATAAAATTGATATGCAGGTGAAAATTGCTGCGGATAATAGTTCAATTGAAATTTTACTGAACGGTAAACCTTTAGAAACAGACAGCATCCGTATTTACCAATGGTCAGGTGATTATAAGGAAAGTTATAAGTAAATCTTTCAAACAGCTTTTCTCTATAAAGTATCTGCCAGTACAGATCCTTTTCTATCCCTTTTTCGGAACATAAAAGAAAAAATTTCCACTTTCAATAAAATAAAACCCTGATTATTTCAGGGTTTTTGTCTTGATTGTGTCATTTTGTCACAAAACTTTGAATGGTACAAATGTTGTGAAATAGTGATTGTAAATTAAATATAAAAATTAGAAAAAAATAAAAATATTATGAGTAAAATAATTGGAATTGACTTAGGAACAACCAACTCTTGTGTTGCTGTAATGGAGGGTAAAGACCCTGTTGTTATTCCTAACGCAGAAGGGAAAAGAACTACTCCATCTATCGTAGCATTTACAGAAGACGGAGAAAGAAAAGTAGGTGATCCTGCAAAAAGACAGGCTGTAACAAACCCAACTAAAACTGTTTACTCTATCAAAAGATTTATCGGAACACACTTCAAAGAAGATGCTAAGGAAATCTCAAGAGTACCTTATAAAGTTGTTGCTGGGCCAAACGATACAGTAAAAGTAAAAATTGACGATAGAGAATATACTCCACAGGAAATTTCAGCAATGACACTTCAGAAAATGAAGAAAACTGCTGAAGATTATCTTGGACAAGAAGTAACAAGAGCGGTAATTACTGTTCCTGCATACTTCAACGATGCTCAAAGACAAGCTACTAAAGAAGCTGGAGAAATTGCAGGTCTTAAAGTAGAAAGAATTATCAACGAGCCTACAGCTGCAGCGTTAGCTTACGGTCTTGATAAAAACCATAAAGATCAGAAAATCGCAGTATATGACCTTGGAGGTGGTACTTTCGATATCTCTATCCTTGATTTAGGTGATGGTGTATTCGAAGTATTGTCTACAAACGGTGATACTCACTTAGGAGGTGATGACTTTGATGATGTAATTATCAACTGGATGGCAGATGAGTTCAAAGCTGAAGAAGGGGTAGATTTAAAATCAGATGCTATTGCACTTCAAAGATTAAAAGAAGCTGCTGAAAAAGCAAAAATCGAGTTATCTTCTTCTCCACAGACTGAGATCAACTTACCATATATCACGGCTACAGCTACAGGTCCTAAACACTTAGTGAAGACTTTAACTAAAGCTAAATTTGAGCAATTATCTGCTGATCTAGTAAGAAGATCTATGGAGCCGGTTGCTAAAGCATTAAAAGATGCTGGTTTATCAACTTCTGATATCGACGAAGTAATCTTGGTAGGAGGTTCTACAAGAATCCCAATCATCCAGGAAGAAGTAGAAAAATTCTTCGGTAAAAAGCCATCTAAAGGAGTTAACCCGGATGAGGTTGTAGCGATTGGTGCTGCTATCCAAGGAGGTGTATTAACAGGAGACGTAAAAGACGTATTACTTCTTGACGTTACCCCGCTTTCTTTAGGTATTGAAACTATGGGTTCTGTATTCACTAAATTAATTGAAGCGAACACTACGATCCCAACTAAAAAATCTGAAGTATTCTCTACAGCTTCTGACAACCAGCCAGCGGTAAGCATCAGAGTAGGACAGGGAGAAAGATCTATGTTCAACGATAACAAAGAAATCGGTAGATTCGACCTTACAGATATTCCACCAGCACCAAGAGGAGTTCCTCAAATTGAAGTAACTTTCGATATTGATGCTAACGGTATCCTAAGTGTATCTGCTAAAGATAAAGGAACTGGTAAAGAGCAGTCTATCAAAATCCAGGCTTCTTCAGGTCTTTCTGACGAAGAAATCGAAAGAATGAAAAAAGAAGCTCAGGAAAACTCTGCAGCGGATGCTAAGAGAAAAGAAGAAGTTGAAATCTTCAATAAAGCTGACGGATTGATCTTCCAAACTGAAAAGCAATTGAAAGAATTCGGTGAAAAACTTTCTGCTGACAAAAAAGCAGCAATCGAAGCAGCTCACGGAGAATTGAAAACTGCTTTCGAAGCTAAAAATGCTGATGATGTAAAAGCTAAAACTGAAGCGTTAGATGCAGCATGGATGGCCGCTTCTGAAGAATTATATGCAGCGGGTCAACAGCCAGGTGCTGATGCAGGTGCTCAAAACGCTGGCGGAAATAACGCCGGAGCTGAAGATGTACAGGATGCAGACTTCGAAGAAGTAAAATAATTATTGATTAATAATAATTAATAAATATATAAACCCGCTTTAGATCACTATCTAAGGTGGGTTTTCTTTTTACCTTTTGATATTTTCTGATTTTATTTTTCTATTGGTATTTGTAAACAGATAAGTTTGCAAATGACTAAGATTTGTTGACTAATTAAAATTGATAATAAATAGTATATTTGATCAGTATTTTAATAAGAAAATATACATATGAAAATAAAATTTATCTTTTTTTCTTTATTGCTATTCAATTTTGCAAATTCTCAACTTATTTCTGGGAAAATTATTTCTAACGAAAAAAATCAGGTGATTCCCTACGCAAGAATCGGAGTCGAAAATGAAAATATCGGAGCACTTACAGATGAAAATGGAAATTACAGTATTGATTTATCCAATATAGATCAATCTAAAAAAATAATTGTTCAATTAGGAGGGTATAATTCTTTTGAGCAAAATATCAAAGATTTTATCCATTCAAATAATCATACTATTATTCTTAAAGAAAAAGTTAATGAAATTGCTGAATTAAAAATAGTTCCAAAAGCTTTTGAAAATAAGAATATCGGAGTCAAATCAAAAGCAAAGAAAATGCTGTATGGGTTTAGCTCAAATGGTTCCAGTCAAACGGCTTATAGGGAATTTGCAATCCCATTTTCAAACAAAAAAAAGGCTGAAAATAGAGAAAATACATCTTAACATTGCAAAGTTTAAAACAGATAAGCCTATCGTTCTCAATTTCAATATTTATTCTAATAAAAATAAACAACCGGGAGAGTCTATTCTTTTGGAAAATCTTACCACAGAACTCACTGCAGATAAAATCATAGACGGGACATTTACTTTTGATTTAAATGATTATTCTGTTTGGATTGATAAAGAAGATTTTTACGTATCTGTACAGGTTATGAGCGGATTTAAAGGTGATTTTGGTTTTAGTGCTGCATTGTTAAGAACTGTTTTTGAAAGAACTTTTTACAGCAATTGGGAGAAAATAATTGCAGGAAGTCCGGCAATTAATATTGATGTAAGAATTGAAAAAGAAAAACGATCTGCAACATAGTGTATTATAAAATGTTTACATTAATAATTTTAAGCAATATTTTTGTATAATTGTTGACTATAACTATAACCAGCAAATGAAGTTGAAATTATCTTTTATTTTGATTGTATTTTTTATAGCAATCAACGCACAATCAAAAAATGATTTAAATTCTGAAGAGAAAAAATATATTTCAAAGTTTATCTATCCAATAAACACTTTTAATCCCGAGGAAAGCGACAATAATGATTTACTAATCTTAAACAAATTAATTGGAAACTCTAAAATAGTAGGATTAGGAGAATCTACTCACGGTTCGAGTGAAGTGTATCAAATGAAATATAGAATAAGCAAATATTTGATAGCTAATAATAATTTCAATGTCTTTTCGCTTGAAGCCAATATGCCTGAAAGTTTTTTAATGAATCAATATATTCAGGAAGGAAAAGGAAACCCTAAAGATATTCTAAAAGGTATGTATTTCTGGCTGTGGCAAACCGAAGAAACTTTAAACTTTGTTGAATGGTTAAAAAAACATAATGAAAATCATGATTCAAAAGTATTTTTTGATGGTTTTGATATGCAGTATGCAAAAGGAGCGATAGATCAGATAAGAAAAATATATCAGGAAAATCACTGGCCTGAACAAGAGATTAATGACCTTGAAACAGCTTTAAAAGAAAATAATAGAGGCTTTAGAACCTATTCTAAAAAAGGTCAAAACACTATATCTGAGTATCTGTTTTTAATAAAACAAAAATCTATCTCCATAAAAAATCCGGAAGAGAAATCGCGCTTCCTGCTGAATGTAGATATTATCAGACAATATATCGAACTCAGTTTTATCAAGAGGGACCAATTTATGGCGGAGAATGTTAAATGGATGAAAGAAAACTATCAGAATTCTAAAGTAATTGTCTCGGCTCATAATTATCATATTGCCAAGTTAAAATCAGATAGAATGGGGTATTGGATCAATGAAATGTATAATAAAGATTTTGTGAATTTTGGATTTGCCTTTTATGAAGGCACTTATTCTGCAAGTATTGATGGCAAACTAGGTACTTATAACTCAGAAAAAGCAAGGCCGGGAACATTAGAATATAAACTTAATTCACTTAATATTCCAATTTTTATTTTGGATTTAAAAGCAATCAGAAAGGATGACAACAAACTTGGTCATTGGATATTGAAAGATATTCAATTTCGCAAAACGGGATCAGGGACAGATAAAAATGAATTTAAAAAAACAAATGTTGCTAATTCTTTTGATTATTTGATATTCATCAATAAATCAACAAATTCAAAACTTTTAAATAGTACTTCAAAATAAAGGTATTATAGTAAACTGGACATCTATTTTATATTTCTTTTATTAATATTTTATCATTTTAAATCGTTGGGGTTTAATTTATATGCAAATGATTTTTAATAATATATGATTTTCAAACAATGAAATTAATATTTTTTAGCGAAGTATAGGGAGTGTATTATTTGAAAGTTAAATTCTAACCTTTTTTGTAGTATTTCTTTCTCCATGTCTCTAAAACGACCTAATCTTCCAAAAGAATAAGCCTTCATATAAAAAGTGTATTTTTACCAAAACACAAAAAATATGAACGGACATTATTTGCTTCCCACTTTCTTTGACCTTATAGCAGTTTTTTTATTTGCTTTTTCAGGTTCTGTAAAAGCAATTGAAAAAGGATATGATTTTATAGGGGTTTTTATTGTTGCAATGGTTACCAGTACCGGAGGTAGCTTAATTAGAGATACGTTATTACAAAATGGGCCACCTGCCCCTCTCTTGGATTACAGATATCTGTTATCGGTTTTTTTAGCTGGCAGTATTGCTATGTTTTGGTATAAATACAGTAAGCATTTCTCACAGATTATTAATATTATTGATGCTATCTCATTAGGAATGTATGCTGTCTTTGGTACTCAGAAAGCTATTATATTGGAATTCAGTATTTTCTCGGCATTCATTATCGGATTTATAAATGCTGTTGGAGGAGGGCTGCTTCGTGATTTATTAATTAAAGAAGAATCTCATTTCTTTAAACCTGGACAGTATTATGCCGTGAACTCTATCGTTGCTATTACGATATTTTTAATTCTGGGAATAAGTTTTGGGATTCATGCCCAAACATCTGCTATAATAGCCATAGTAATAGCTACCATCCTTCGGTTCATAGCGATCAAATTCAACTTACAGACTAAGGCTGTTAATCAATGGTCTAGAAATAAAGAAAATAGTATTTAGAATATAAGAAGAAGGAATATTGAGAGATCTTGTCTTGCTGAATTCTAGAGAATAAAAGTAGCTTTTTTCTGAACATCTATTTGTTTTGAACAGTTTTGCTTATTATTTCCAATAGATATATTACTCATTAAAAAATACAATCATGCTATTTTCACAGAAGCAGCATGATTGTATTGAATAGTAGCTAACAAAACGTCACATTTCACTCTTAATGTGTGTCTTCACTTTATATAAGAATTTTTGTTATGTTAAAAACCATAGCTTTAGACGCGCATATAGTATTTCCGGGGATGGGATCGTTCTTTCCAAATGCTGTAAGTCAACAGCCATATTTATTAGGGTATATTTTTGAATAATATTCGGCTTCAGGTAGATCAGATGGCCAAAAATAACGAATAGAAAAGCAGTGAAACTATTGATGCCAGCTTAAAATACAATCCAGAAACTAAAAAAAAATAATCAAAAAGGTAGAAAGAGATCATTATAAAAGATTGTCAATAATGATTTGATGATAAAATTTTTATGGGACCTTTTTACCCATCATACCTTAATCGTAATAATATAAAATTTCAAAAAATGAAAATGATTTTGCATATCACATCAAGCGCCAGAGGAAATGATTCTTACAGCACCCATCTAGGTAAAGAAATAATTAATAACCTGAAAAATAAAGTTTCTTCAATAGAGATTAAAACATGGGATTTAGTGGAAGAGCAGCCTCCATTATTTACCAATACAATGATTCGTGGATTCTATATGTCACCGGAGAACCCTGCTTATCCATCTTTTGAAGGATTCGAATACTCAGATAATGTGTTAGAGAGTGTGAATAAAGCTGACATTATTGTGATCAGCACTCCTACTCATAATTTTTCAGTTTCGGCTCATTTGAAGGCGTGGATTGATCAACTTGTTCGTGTAGGTATTACTTATAGATTTGATCAAACTGGCAGCAGAGTGGGACTTATTAATAACAAAAAAATCTATTTAGCAATTGCTTCAGGAGGCAAAGTAAATATAACTGGTCAAAAAAATGACTATATATCAGATTATATAAAAGATGTTTTAGAAGCTTATGTAGGAAAAAATGAGGTCATCACTTATAGGATAGAAGGTACTGCTTTTCCTGGATTTATACCTGATTATGAAGAATTATTGAAAGACTTTCAATATTAGCAAATAGGAAAGTGAAAATGTTTTCTATCATGTATATATCATTGGCTGGCTTTTCAATACTTAATTTTCGATATGTTTTTATTAACAAAATAATATAAAGTATATTTTTTGTTTCTATTTATGTTTTATAAGTCTTTTTTCTTGCAGGAGCTGAAAACCCAT of the Chryseobacterium capnotolerans genome contains:
- the dnaK gene encoding molecular chaperone DnaK, with product MSKIIGIDLGTTNSCVAVMEGKDPVVIPNAEGKRTTPSIVAFTEDGERKVGDPAKRQAVTNPTKTVYSIKRFIGTHFKEDAKEISRVPYKVVAGPNDTVKVKIDDREYTPQEISAMTLQKMKKTAEDYLGQEVTRAVITVPAYFNDAQRQATKEAGEIAGLKVERIINEPTAAALAYGLDKNHKDQKIAVYDLGGGTFDISILDLGDGVFEVLSTNGDTHLGGDDFDDVIINWMADEFKAEEGVDLKSDAIALQRLKEAAEKAKIELSSSPQTEINLPYITATATGPKHLVKTLTKAKFEQLSADLVRRSMEPVAKALKDAGLSTSDIDEVILVGGSTRIPIIQEEVEKFFGKKPSKGVNPDEVVAIGAAIQGGVLTGDVKDVLLLDVTPLSLGIETMGSVFTKLIEANTTIPTKKSEVFSTASDNQPAVSIRVGQGERSMFNDNKEIGRFDLTDIPPAPRGVPQIEVTFDIDANGILSVSAKDKGTGKEQSIKIQASSGLSDEEIERMKKEAQENSAADAKRKEEVEIFNKADGLIFQTEKQLKEFGEKLSADKKAAIEAAHGELKTAFEAKNADDVKAKTEALDAAWMAASEELYAAGQQPGADAGAQNAGGNNAGAEDVQDADFEEVK
- a CDS encoding carboxypeptidase-like regulatory domain-containing protein, which gives rise to MKIKFIFFSLLLFNFANSQLISGKIISNEKNQVIPYARIGVENENIGALTDENGNYSIDLSNIDQSKKIIVQLGGYNSFEQNIKDFIHSNNHTIILKEKVNEIAELKIVPKAFENKNIGVKSKAKKMLYGFSSNGSSQTAYREFAIPFSNKKKAENRENTS
- a CDS encoding erythromycin esterase family protein produces the protein MKLKLSFILIVFFIAINAQSKNDLNSEEKKYISKFIYPINTFNPEESDNNDLLILNKLIGNSKIVGLGESTHGSSEVYQMKYRISKYLIANNNFNVFSLEANMPESFLMNQYIQEGKGNPKDILKGMYFWLWQTEETLNFVEWLKKHNENHDSKVFFDGFDMQYAKGAIDQIRKIYQENHWPEQEINDLETALKENNRGFRTYSKKGQNTISEYLFLIKQKSISIKNPEEKSRFLLNVDIIRQYIELSFIKRDQFMAENVKWMKENYQNSKVIVSAHNYHIAKLKSDRMGYWINEMYNKDFVNFGFAFYEGTYSASIDGKLGTYNSEKARPGTLEYKLNSLNIPIFILDLKAIRKDDNKLGHWILKDIQFRKTGSGTDKNEFKKTNVANSFDYLIFINKSTNSKLLNSTSK
- a CDS encoding trimeric intracellular cation channel family protein, with amino-acid sequence MNGHYLLPTFFDLIAVFLFAFSGSVKAIEKGYDFIGVFIVAMVTSTGGSLIRDTLLQNGPPAPLLDYRYLLSVFLAGSIAMFWYKYSKHFSQIINIIDAISLGMYAVFGTQKAIILEFSIFSAFIIGFINAVGGGLLRDLLIKEESHFFKPGQYYAVNSIVAITIFLILGISFGIHAQTSAIIAIVIATILRFIAIKFNLQTKAVNQWSRNKENSI
- a CDS encoding FMN-dependent NADH-azoreductase, with protein sequence MKMILHITSSARGNDSYSTHLGKEIINNLKNKVSSIEIKTWDLVEEQPPLFTNTMIRGFYMSPENPAYPSFEGFEYSDNVLESVNKADIIVISTPTHNFSVSAHLKAWIDQLVRVGITYRFDQTGSRVGLINNKKIYLAIASGGKVNITGQKNDYISDYIKDVLEAYVGKNEVITYRIEGTAFPGFIPDYEELLKDFQY